A portion of the Thermothelomyces thermophilus ATCC 42464 chromosome 5, complete sequence genome contains these proteins:
- a CDS encoding tyrosinase-like protein has product MGASATFNIPAFEQSAIDSGLALAGLNGIALLQSATRYGGSCNLGNVKIRREWRTLSKAQRKSYIKAVQCVQAKPSRLAEGIAAGSKTLFDDFVYVHMNATLFIHYTGNFLIWHRNFIHVYEKELNACGYKDALPYWEWGFDVEAPHLSPVFDGSDTSMSGDGEFVPGPPLELLVPGNAEPVVLAKGTGGGCVKTGPFANMTVRLGPITQPDPTADNPRCLKRDLNADAGKRFSSFRNTTNLIINSPTIEYFRTTMEGHPNYVPNSLGVHGGGHFMISGDPGADAFISPGDPAFYLHHAQIDRVYWIWQMLDFENRQGVFGTNTMLNYPPSENTTVEDTVDVGHLGGPIKIKNLMSTTGQNGSPLCYIYL; this is encoded by the exons ATGGGGGCCTCGGCCACCTTCAACATTCCCGCCTTTGAGCAGTCCGCTATCGACTCCGGCCTGGCTCTTGCTGGTCTGAACGGCATCGCCCTGCTGCAGTCAGCCACCAGGTACGGCGGGTCGTGCAATCTTGGGAACGTCAAGATCCGCCGAGAATG GAGGACGCTGTCCAAAGCCCAGCGGAAGAGTTACATCAAGGCGGTGCAGTGCGTCCAAGCTAAGCCCAGCAGACTGGCCGAGGGTATTGCCGCTGGGTCCAAGACGCTCTTCGATGACTTTGTTTACGTACACATGAATGCGACCCTCTTCATCCACTACACC GGCAACTTCCTCATCTGGCACCGCAACTTCATCCACGTGTACgagaaggagcttaacgccTGTGGCTACAAAG ATGCCCTCCCCTATTGGGAATGGGGCTTCGATGTCGAGGCGCCACACCTTTCACCTGTCTTTGACGGGTCTGATACATCGATGAGTGGCGATGGCGAGTTCGTCCCTGGCCCCCCACTTGAGCTCCTGGTTCCCGGCAACGCCGAGCCCGTGGTACTGGCGAAGGGTACTGGTGGCGGCTGTGTCAAGACGGGCCCGTTTGCCAACATGACGGTCCGGTTGGGCCCAATCACGCAGCCGGACCCGACCGCGGACAACCCGCGCTGCCTGAAGCGCGACCTGAACGCCGATGCCGGCAAGCGCTTCTCTAGCTTCCGCAACACAACGAACCTCATTATCAACTCGCCCACGATCGAGTATTTCCGGACCACCATGGAGGGCCACCCCAACTATGTGCCCAACTCGCTGGGGGtgcacggcggcggccactTCATGATCAGCGGCGACCCGGGCGCGGATGCCTTCATCTCGCCCGGCGACCCCGCGTTCTACCTTCATCATGCCCAAATCGATCGCGTCTACTGGATCTGGCAGATGCTGGATTTTGAGAACCGCCAGGGCGTCTTCGGCACCAACACTATGCTCAACTACCCTCCCAGCGAGAACACCACCGTCGAGGACACCGTCGATGTGGGCCACCTCGGCGGCCCAATCAAGATCAAGAACCTCATGAGCACTACCGGGCAAAATGGCTCTCCTCTTTGCTACATTTATCTTTAG